A single region of the Microlunatus panaciterrae genome encodes:
- a CDS encoding acyl-CoA thioesterase domain-containing protein — protein MPQSIEELTDLLELEEIEVGLFRGRQPDTKLQRAFGGQVLAQALTAAVRTAPADRYAHSLHGYFLLPGRTDTPMVYDVEAVRDGGSFSSRRVVARQGGQVIFYLSASFHRQEQGFEHADPVPPDVPGPAECPRLSEVMARLSGRSADFWDHEWGALDVRYVGDSRPGGSLEDGVRPAQARVWVRADGDLPDSLPLHQAVLAYASDLTLLSASTVPHGVMIGLNVQAASIDHAMWFHRPFRADRWLLYDQVSPSASSGLGLSTGRLFQDGTLVANVAQEGLIRPLKQQ, from the coding sequence GTGCCCCAGTCCATTGAGGAACTGACCGACCTGCTCGAGCTGGAGGAGATCGAGGTCGGGCTGTTTCGCGGCCGTCAGCCCGACACCAAGCTGCAGCGCGCGTTCGGGGGTCAGGTGCTGGCGCAGGCCCTCACCGCCGCCGTACGCACCGCCCCTGCCGATCGCTACGCGCACTCACTGCACGGCTATTTTCTGCTGCCGGGACGCACTGATACCCCGATGGTGTACGACGTCGAGGCGGTCCGGGACGGCGGGTCGTTCTCCTCCCGCCGGGTTGTCGCCCGTCAGGGCGGTCAGGTGATCTTCTATCTGTCAGCGTCCTTCCACCGGCAGGAGCAGGGGTTCGAGCACGCTGACCCGGTGCCCCCCGACGTGCCGGGGCCGGCGGAGTGCCCGCGGCTCAGCGAGGTCATGGCGCGGCTGTCCGGTCGGTCCGCCGACTTCTGGGACCACGAATGGGGTGCCCTGGACGTGCGGTATGTGGGTGACTCCCGGCCCGGCGGATCGCTCGAGGACGGGGTGCGCCCGGCCCAGGCCAGGGTCTGGGTGCGCGCCGACGGCGACCTGCCGGACTCCCTGCCGCTGCACCAGGCGGTGCTGGCGTACGCAAGTGACCTGACTCTGCTGTCGGCGAGCACTGTGCCGCATGGCGTGATGATCGGGCTGAACGTCCAGGCGGCCTCGATCGACCATGCGATGTGGTTCCACCGACCCTTCCGGGCCGACCGGTGGCTCTTGTATGACCAGGTGTCGCCGTCCGCGTCATCGGGTCTGGGTCTTTCCACCGGTCGGCTCTTCCAGGACGGGACGCTGGTGGCCAACGTCGCCCAGGAGGGCCTGATCAGACCGCTGAAACAGCAGTAG
- a CDS encoding nucleotidyltransferase domain-containing protein, whose product MQHHERAVETYVERARSVESNLAVVIGGSVARGTERPDSDVDLYLLVTEEEFAAAGRNRRLSYVETEGADYDGGYFDIKLVTLPYLTQAAERGDDPVRASFIGARVVWSRVDDLEERLARIRTVPSEVWAPRMASFLSQLRLYGGYFLPQGAKDDQNDYLRHHAAVHLVGAAGRALLAYNRVLFRGPKYLAAQVAELNDKPAGYEAAARLVLAQPTEASGRELMRLMESFTEWPWVPAESLSTFVQDNELAWLNGTLPPEYS is encoded by the coding sequence ATGCAGCATCACGAGCGCGCGGTGGAGACCTATGTCGAGCGTGCCCGCTCGGTGGAGAGCAACCTGGCTGTGGTGATCGGCGGTTCGGTGGCCCGCGGCACGGAGCGTCCCGACTCCGACGTCGACCTGTACCTGCTGGTGACCGAGGAGGAGTTCGCTGCGGCGGGCCGGAACCGACGGCTGAGCTATGTCGAGACCGAAGGAGCGGACTACGACGGTGGCTACTTCGACATCAAGCTGGTCACCCTGCCCTACCTGACGCAGGCCGCGGAGCGAGGGGATGACCCGGTGCGGGCCTCCTTCATCGGAGCCCGGGTCGTCTGGAGCCGGGTCGACGACCTCGAGGAACGACTTGCGCGGATCCGCACCGTCCCGTCGGAGGTGTGGGCGCCCAGAATGGCCTCGTTCCTCTCCCAGCTCCGGCTGTACGGCGGATACTTCCTGCCGCAGGGGGCCAAGGACGACCAGAACGACTATCTGCGTCACCATGCCGCGGTCCACCTGGTTGGTGCCGCCGGCAGGGCACTGCTCGCGTACAACAGGGTGCTCTTCCGCGGTCCGAAATACCTGGCGGCACAGGTCGCCGAACTGAACGACAAGCCGGCCGGGTACGAGGCTGCCGCCCGTCTGGTGCTGGCTCAACCGACCGAGGCCTCCGGCCGCGAGCTGATGCGGCTGATGGAATCGTTCACCGAGTGGCCCTGGGTGCCGGCCGAGTCCCTGTCCACCTTCGTCCAGGACAACGAGCTGGCCTGGCTGAACGGCACGCTGCCGCCGGAGTATTCCTAG